The Pyxidicoccus sp. MSG2 DNA segment ACGAATACGCCGCCTCGCGAGCGCATCAGCGCCGAGGACCGTGCTGCGGTGAACCGCATCATCGCTCAGAAGAAGTAGCTCGCACCCCAGGCCCGCTTCCGCTGGAAATCCCCACTCCCTAGCTTGCGCCCAGGCGGTGTTGGGGCGGAGGCGGGGCCATGGGCAGGGCCGGAGTCAGGAGCGTCGTATTCTTTGCCGCGCTGGTGAGCGCGCTGGTGCTACCAGCGCAGGCCGCCGGACGCGGACGTGAGCGGCTGTGGCTCGAGGCCAGGAACCGCACGCTGCACCAGCAGCGCGCCACCTTGAGCGAGGTGGCGCGGCGGGCCATGCCAGCGGTGGTGTCCATCACCACGAAGCAGATGACGGCGGAGACGGCCGTGTCCGGCGAGGAGCCGCAGAAGGGCATCGGCTCCGGCTTCCTCATCCACCCGGACGGCTACATCCTCACCAGCGCACACGTGGTGGAGGGCGCGACGGAGGTGAGCATCTCCGTGCTGCACCCGCGCGGCGGCGTGGAGGAGTACCCCGCGCGCGTGGTGGGCCAGGACGACCGCACCGACTGCGCCCTGCTGAAGATTGAGGCCCCGCGCCGGCTGCCGGTGCTGAAGCTGGCCTCCGCGACGCACGTGCGCTCGGCGGACTGGATTGTCGTCATCGGCAACCCGTTCGGCCTGACGCACTCGGTGACGGTGGGCGTGGTCAGCTACATGGGCCGCACCGACGTGACGCCCAACGGCCGCGACGGCGACTTCGACTACATCCAGATGGACGCGTCCATCAACCCGGGCAACTCGGGCGGGCCCGTGCTGGACTTGCACGGCGACGTGGTGGCGGTGGCCAACGCCGTCAACGTGGCGGGCCAGGGCATCGGCTTCGCCATCCCCATCGACATCGCCAAGACGGTGATTCCGCAACTGAAGGCCCACGGCCGCGTGCGCCGCGGGTGGATGGGCATCAGCGTGCAGGACTTCTCGCCCGAG contains these protein-coding regions:
- a CDS encoding S1C family serine protease, yielding MGRAGVRSVVFFAALVSALVLPAQAAGRGRERLWLEARNRTLHQQRATLSEVARRAMPAVVSITTKQMTAETAVSGEEPQKGIGSGFLIHPDGYILTSAHVVEGATEVSISVLHPRGGVEEYPARVVGQDDRTDCALLKIEAPRRLPVLKLASATHVRSADWIVVIGNPFGLTHSVTVGVVSYMGRTDVTPNGRDGDFDYIQMDASINPGNSGGPVLDLHGDVVAVANAVNVAGQGIGFAIPIDIAKTVIPQLKAHGRVRRGWMGISVQDFSPEVADAYNLPRGRGVVVTEVAEGGPGERAGLQAGDVIVGLDARSVSRAHTLRWQVAARGVGRPVRLKVHRLGRPMKVTVKLEEMPAEEAPAPTLAASTPQRQPTRGQSVLEDLLSPVPRTKAFLGPPASQEGDEDADGSGDGAPMP